From Loxodonta africana isolate mLoxAfr1 chromosome 2, mLoxAfr1.hap2, whole genome shotgun sequence, the proteins below share one genomic window:
- the LOC100677607 gene encoding putative olfactory receptor 2W6, with product MEINDSSWEDFILVGFSEYPKAEFIISLFVTGFYTMTLAGNMAIILVSILDSQLHTPMYFFLRNLSFLDISFTTCIVPQMLVNIWSGHKTISYVGCIVQYSVALALGSIECVLLAVMAVDRYVAVIWPLRYATVMHQRICHLLAATSWLSGFANSLFQSSLAIILPLCGHHHVDHFFCEVLVIVNLSCVDTGPTESKMLIARLLITVIPVYIILTSYACIAGTVVRIPSAEGRQKAFGTCASHLMVVLLFYGTVMFMYLQPKNNYSQNQGKILALVYTIVAPTMNPLIYTLRNKDVKRAMRKVIWKDLV from the coding sequence ATGGAAATAAATGACAGCTCATGGGAAGACTTCATTTTAGTAGGCTTCTCAGAATATCCAAAGGCTGAGTTCATCATTTCTCTGTTTGTCACTGGTTTCTACACGATGACACTGGCGGGCAACATGGCTATCATCTTGGTCTCCATCCTGGACAGCCaactccacacccccatgtatttcttcctccgaAACCTATCATTTTTGGACATCTCTTTCACCACCTGCATTGTCCCTCAGATGCTGGTGAACATCTGGAGTGGTCATAAGACGATCAGCTATGTAGGTTGCATAGTTCAATATTCAGTGGCCTTGGCTCTTGGCTCCATAGAATGTGTGCTTCTTGCTGTCATGGCTGTTGACCGCTATGTTGCTGTCATCTGGCCCTTGCGCTATGCTACAGTCATGCACCAACGCATTTGCCACCTTCTGGCGGCCACTTCCTGGCTCTCTGGGTTTGCCAATTCTCTTTTTCAGTCATCACTGGCCATCATTTTGCCTCTGTGTGGCCACCACCATGTGGACCATTTCTTCTGTGAGGTCTTGGTCATCGTCAATCTGTCTTGTGTGGACACTGGTCCAACTGAATCAAAAATGTTAATTGCACGCCTGCTTATTACTGTCATTCCAGTCTACATTATCCTCACCTCCTATGCCTGCATTGCTGGGACTGTGGTGAGGATTCCCTCTGCTGAAGGACGACAGAAGGCCTTTGGGACATGTGCCTCCCATTTAATGGTGGTCTTGCTGTTCTATGGAACCGTCATGTTCATGTATCTTCAGCCTAAGAATAACTACTCTCAGAATCAGGGAAAGATCCTGGCTCTTGTTTATACCATTGTTGCCCCCACCATGAATCCACTAATCTATACcctgaggaacaaagatgtaaagAGGGCAATGAGAAAAGTGATCTGGAAGGACTTAGTTTAA